A DNA window from Desulfatibacillum aliphaticivorans DSM 15576 contains the following coding sequences:
- a CDS encoding FliH/SctL family protein produces MQYQPFLLNELARPEPPKPAKPPRHAMPEDEGREEQAEPDLEQFHQQAQEILEEARKHAEEVEREAYEQGFKQGEKDGQEIGSMKLEKILDRIEQISRDLDSYHETFVQKHEKEILSLVSAIAAKVIKAQVDLEPETVKNAVMEALSVVSDWQEVTVRVDPSDFEFLDEMRPEFFEKVASLRSINIVPDSSVEKGGCIVSSDFGEVDASIESRLDKVSQAIMDIYYSRR; encoded by the coding sequence ATGCAATATCAGCCTTTTTTGTTGAATGAACTGGCCAGACCCGAGCCCCCCAAGCCTGCCAAGCCTCCCCGGCATGCCATGCCTGAGGATGAGGGGCGCGAAGAACAGGCTGAGCCTGATCTGGAGCAATTCCATCAACAAGCCCAGGAAATCCTGGAGGAAGCCCGCAAGCATGCCGAGGAAGTAGAGCGGGAAGCCTATGAGCAGGGCTTTAAGCAAGGGGAGAAGGACGGGCAGGAAATAGGGTCCATGAAGCTGGAAAAAATCCTGGACCGCATTGAACAGATTTCCCGGGACCTGGATTCCTATCACGAAACATTCGTCCAAAAACACGAAAAGGAAATTCTATCCCTGGTGTCGGCCATTGCAGCCAAGGTGATCAAGGCTCAGGTGGACCTGGAGCCTGAAACCGTCAAAAATGCAGTCATGGAAGCCCTCTCCGTGGTCTCGGACTGGCAGGAGGTGACCGTTCGCGTAGACCCTTCGGATTTTGAGTTCCTAGATGAAATGAGGCCGGAATTTTTTGAAAAGGTCGCATCCCTTCGCTCCATCAACATCGTGCCCGACTCCTCCGTGGAAAAAGGCGGCTGCATTGTCAGCTCCGATTTCGGAGAGGTGGACGCCAGCATCGAGTCCCGCCTGGACAAGGTCTCCCAGGCTATTATGGACATTTACTACTCCAGGCGATAA
- the fliG gene encoding flagellar motor switch protein FliG: MSGKTLDPEKLTGPEKAAIFLLAMGEDYASKVMKNMAPKEVNRIANYMREIQFVPSSVLTKVYEEFVDKVERKDELMIQGDQFVKKVVHSTFDELTIKEIFQDLDAEEREEPFAYIEKIDPQALIRILSGEHPQTVALVLAHMKPGQAASVLAGMPKEVQADIAMRVADINQVPIEIIHEVDSSLQKEVLTISDSGGREIGGAEALANILNEVDKATEETVMTTMEEERTEIAEKVRQLMFVFEDLLKVDDKGMREILKQVDTSELVVALKSASEAMKDKVFGNLSQRAAEMLREDMEVMGPTRLAEVEAAQQGVIRIARQLEAEGKVVIARGSEDVLV, from the coding sequence ATGAGCGGCAAGACATTAGATCCTGAAAAACTGACAGGTCCTGAAAAAGCGGCTATTTTTCTTCTGGCCATGGGCGAGGACTACGCCTCCAAGGTTATGAAAAACATGGCCCCCAAGGAAGTCAATCGAATCGCCAACTACATGCGGGAAATCCAGTTCGTTCCCTCCAGCGTGCTGACCAAGGTCTACGAGGAATTCGTGGATAAAGTCGAGCGCAAGGACGAGTTGATGATTCAGGGCGACCAGTTCGTGAAAAAGGTGGTGCATTCCACCTTTGACGAACTCACGATCAAAGAGATTTTTCAGGATCTGGACGCCGAGGAAAGGGAAGAGCCCTTTGCTTATATTGAAAAAATCGATCCCCAGGCCCTCATCCGCATTCTTTCCGGCGAGCATCCCCAGACGGTGGCGCTGGTCCTGGCCCATATGAAGCCCGGCCAGGCCGCTTCCGTACTTGCCGGCATGCCCAAGGAAGTGCAGGCCGACATCGCCATGCGCGTTGCCGACATCAATCAGGTTCCCATAGAAATTATCCACGAGGTGGATTCCTCCCTGCAAAAGGAGGTTCTCACCATTTCCGATTCCGGCGGCAGGGAGATCGGCGGCGCCGAAGCCCTGGCCAATATCCTCAACGAGGTGGATAAGGCTACGGAAGAAACCGTCATGACCACCATGGAAGAAGAGCGCACCGAGATTGCGGAGAAGGTCCGCCAGCTCATGTTCGTGTTCGAAGATTTGCTCAAGGTGGACGACAAGGGCATGCGCGAGATCCTCAAGCAGGTGGACACCAGCGAATTGGTTGTGGCCCTCAAATCCGCCTCCGAGGCCATGAAGGACAAGGTTTTCGGAAACCTTTCCCAACGCGCTGCGGAAATGCTGCGGGAAGACATGGAAGTCATGGGCCCCACGCGTCTGGCCGAAGTGGAAGCCGCCCAACAGGGCGTCATTCGCATTGCACGGCAGTTGGAGGCCGAGGGCAAGGTGGTTATAGCCCGCGGCTCCGAGGATGTCCTGGTCTGA
- the fliF gene encoding flagellar basal-body MS-ring/collar protein FliF, whose product MNDLLQRIAQIFQSMTPGRRIALVVVLAGLVAAFAAMFFWAGTPEYQVLFSQLSQEDAGKIVSKLQEQRIPYQLAQGGTAVLVPGEQVYELRLSLAAEGLPKGGSVGFEIFDESSFSTTEFVQKLNYQRALQGELSRTIGQFNEVRSAKVLIVPAKDTVFVETTSPATASVLLDLVRPLSSGQVSGIVNLVANAVEGLGTEQVTVVDTTGKVWFKGAGEGDDAALAANNRLEMQQQTEDRLAKHVQSMLEQIVGPGKAIVRVRAEMDFDQEEYSEETYDPDSVVVRSQQKRTEDTVKETPGGATVNTMNNQPGMASGAALGQSRTQKQDEVTNNEINRVQRRVTKVLPTITRLSVAAVLDGTYKTVENQDGVSTAQFVPRTAEELKQFEGIVKNAMGYSEDREDQVTVSSFQFTSLPGADMAAAEAPSAITKYLNMYGKWALLTLLMLLTFVFVVRPILKSVKPPEPEKEETQALEHQEMALLPEAPEEIDISLRARQLALDEFEKAEQLVRGWLGEVEQ is encoded by the coding sequence ATGAACGATCTTCTTCAGCGGATAGCGCAAATATTCCAGTCCATGACTCCGGGGCGCAGAATCGCCCTGGTGGTGGTCCTGGCCGGTTTGGTCGCAGCTTTTGCGGCCATGTTTTTCTGGGCCGGAACCCCCGAGTACCAGGTCTTGTTTTCCCAGTTGAGCCAGGAGGATGCGGGGAAAATCGTGTCCAAGCTCCAGGAGCAGAGGATCCCCTATCAGCTCGCTCAGGGCGGAACCGCAGTCTTGGTTCCCGGAGAGCAGGTGTATGAATTGCGTCTTTCCCTGGCTGCCGAGGGGCTTCCCAAAGGCGGAAGCGTGGGCTTTGAAATTTTTGACGAGTCCAGCTTTTCCACCACCGAATTCGTTCAGAAGCTGAATTACCAACGCGCCCTGCAAGGCGAGTTGTCCCGGACGATCGGGCAGTTCAACGAAGTCCGCTCCGCCAAGGTGCTCATCGTTCCCGCCAAGGATACGGTGTTTGTGGAAACCACATCCCCGGCCACGGCTTCCGTTCTGCTGGATCTCGTCCGTCCCTTATCCTCCGGACAGGTCAGCGGCATAGTCAATCTGGTGGCCAATGCAGTGGAGGGCCTGGGAACCGAGCAGGTAACCGTGGTCGACACCACCGGCAAGGTCTGGTTCAAGGGCGCCGGCGAAGGGGACGACGCCGCTCTGGCGGCTAACAATCGTCTGGAAATGCAGCAGCAGACCGAAGACCGTCTTGCCAAGCACGTCCAATCCATGCTGGAGCAGATAGTCGGCCCGGGCAAAGCCATTGTGCGCGTTCGCGCTGAAATGGATTTCGACCAGGAGGAATATTCGGAAGAGACCTACGATCCCGATTCCGTGGTTGTCCGCAGCCAGCAAAAGCGCACGGAGGACACAGTTAAGGAAACTCCCGGCGGGGCCACGGTCAATACCATGAATAACCAGCCTGGAATGGCCAGCGGGGCCGCCTTGGGGCAGTCTCGCACCCAAAAGCAGGATGAAGTCACCAACAACGAAATCAACCGGGTTCAGAGGCGCGTCACCAAAGTGCTGCCCACAATCACCCGATTGTCCGTCGCCGCCGTCCTGGACGGCACATACAAAACCGTTGAAAATCAGGACGGAGTCAGCACCGCCCAGTTCGTTCCCAGAACCGCCGAAGAACTCAAGCAGTTTGAAGGCATTGTCAAGAACGCCATGGGCTATTCCGAAGACCGGGAAGATCAGGTGACGGTCTCTTCCTTCCAGTTTACATCCTTGCCAGGGGCGGACATGGCCGCAGCCGAAGCTCCCAGCGCCATAACAAAATACCTGAACATGTACGGCAAGTGGGCCTTGCTGACCCTGCTTATGCTCCTTACCTTCGTGTTTGTGGTGCGGCCCATCCTCAAAAGCGTCAAGCCGCCCGAACCTGAAAAGGAAGAAACTCAGGCCCTGGAGCATCAAGAAATGGCTCTCCTGCCCGAGGCCCCGGAGGAAATTGACATTTCGTTGCGGGCCAGGCAGCTTGCGCTCGACGAGTTTGAAAAAGCGGAGCAGCTTGTTAGAGGCTGGTTGGGAGAGGTGGAGCAATGA
- the fliE gene encoding flagellar hook-basal body complex protein FliE: MNGVTGVGGQSVIAQEVKKAAAGEDGSFGSVLKKMVDSVNESQIKADDTVVQNLDGKTGIHEAMIALQEADINIRFLLQVRNKALDAYREIMRMPF, encoded by the coding sequence ATGAACGGAGTAACCGGAGTAGGGGGCCAAAGCGTAATCGCCCAGGAAGTAAAAAAAGCGGCGGCCGGAGAGGACGGTTCGTTCGGGTCTGTTTTGAAAAAGATGGTCGATTCCGTGAACGAATCCCAGATCAAGGCCGACGATACGGTGGTCCAAAACCTGGACGGCAAGACCGGCATTCACGAAGCCATGATCGCCCTGCAGGAAGCGGACATCAACATACGTTTTCTCCTGCAGGTGCGTAATAAAGCATTAGACGCCTATCGCGAAATCATGCGCATGCCCTTTTAA
- the flgC gene encoding flagellar basal body rod protein FlgC → MDLLNAMHASASALSVSRAQMNVVSENLANANTTRTANGQPYQRKFLVVSPAPVKEHENLSVGEQVVEGVKLVDIVADQSPFPMVYRPEHPDADENGNLQLPNVNVVTEMANMLMAKRVYDSNAAALSTARSMALKALEIGK, encoded by the coding sequence ATGGACCTGTTAAACGCCATGCACGCCAGCGCCAGCGCATTGTCCGTCAGCCGGGCTCAAATGAACGTGGTTTCCGAAAACCTGGCCAACGCAAACACCACGCGCACCGCCAACGGGCAGCCGTATCAGCGTAAGTTCCTTGTTGTGTCCCCGGCCCCGGTCAAGGAGCATGAAAATCTGTCCGTAGGGGAGCAGGTGGTGGAAGGGGTCAAGCTGGTGGATATTGTCGCCGATCAAAGCCCCTTTCCCATGGTGTACCGGCCCGAGCATCCCGATGCGGACGAAAACGGCAACCTTCAGTTGCCCAACGTCAATGTGGTCACCGAAATGGCCAACATGCTCATGGCCAAAAGGGTGTACGACTCCAATGCCGCGGCGTTGAGCACGGCCCGTTCCATGGCTCTCAAAGCCCTGGAAATCGGCAAGTAA
- the flgB gene encoding flagellar basal body rod protein FlgB — protein sequence MPDARIIGKTIQDLVRSLDISRKRQGLISGNLANIETPDYHAKDLDFRESLQKAMQGGSKDLSRTHSKHYNVMEGSSPEITTAANAGVDIDQEMANLAENNLMYRSSVESLLRKFALIKYAINEGGK from the coding sequence ATGCCGGATGCAAGAATCATAGGGAAAACCATTCAGGACCTGGTTCGCAGCCTGGACATCTCCAGAAAGCGCCAGGGATTGATTTCGGGCAACCTGGCCAATATCGAGACGCCGGATTATCACGCCAAGGATCTCGACTTCCGGGAAAGCCTGCAAAAAGCCATGCAAGGCGGATCTAAGGATCTCTCCCGGACCCATTCCAAACACTACAATGTGATGGAGGGAAGCAGCCCGGAAATCACGACCGCTGCGAACGCCGGAGTGGATATCGACCAGGAAATGGCCAATCTGGCGGAAAACAACCTGATGTACCGCTCCAGCGTGGAATCCCTGTTAAGAAAATTCGCATTGATCAAATACGCCATCAATGAGGGAGGCAAATAA
- a CDS encoding sigma-54-dependent transcriptional regulator — MEKDSILLVEHEYQDRLAWSDFLENRGYDIQAVGDGALALERLKSNEYNLIIANDQAPGLSGADIVRKMDGKIPVILVSSNASVDQAVEAMKSGARDFLLKPVSAQILGAVVGRALGVSKSNGTPKAAGKSPVKIITQDDRMKRCLEVVDSVADSKAAVLISGESGTGKELFARQIHYSSSRKDKNFVAVNVAALPETLLESELFGHEKGAFTGAINRKIGKFELASGGTLLLDEITEMDIGLQAKLLRVLQESEVDRVGGTAPVNVDVRVVATTNRDVEQAIADGKFRSDLYYRLAVIPLKLPPLRERSSDVILLAEHFIRKYNARDGKNVKGLTKNAQNTLLNLDWPGNVRELENTIERAVLLCKGDQIDHNDLFMEPPPPKALPGQDSIPSVSTTLREMEEQMIYQALDQTEGNRTHAAQILGISVRTLRNKLNEYQAKA; from the coding sequence ATGGAAAAAGACAGCATACTATTGGTGGAACATGAATATCAGGACAGGCTGGCCTGGTCTGATTTTCTGGAAAACCGGGGATACGACATCCAGGCGGTGGGCGACGGCGCTCTGGCCCTGGAAAGGCTGAAAAGCAATGAGTACAACCTGATTATCGCCAATGATCAGGCGCCCGGCCTGAGCGGAGCCGACATCGTCCGCAAAATGGACGGCAAAATCCCCGTAATCCTCGTTTCATCCAACGCCAGCGTGGATCAGGCTGTGGAGGCCATGAAATCCGGCGCCCGGGATTTTCTGCTTAAGCCGGTTAGCGCTCAGATTCTGGGGGCGGTGGTGGGCCGCGCTCTGGGCGTTTCCAAATCCAACGGAACCCCCAAGGCCGCAGGCAAGTCTCCGGTCAAAATCATCACCCAGGATGACCGCATGAAGCGCTGCCTGGAGGTCGTGGACTCCGTGGCCGACAGCAAGGCCGCGGTGCTCATTTCCGGCGAGTCCGGAACAGGCAAGGAGCTTTTCGCCAGACAAATTCATTACAGCAGTTCCCGCAAGGACAAAAACTTTGTGGCCGTTAACGTGGCCGCCTTGCCGGAAACCCTTCTGGAAAGCGAACTCTTCGGGCACGAAAAGGGCGCTTTCACGGGCGCCATCAACCGCAAAATCGGCAAGTTCGAACTGGCCAGCGGCGGCACGCTGCTGCTGGACGAAATCACGGAAATGGACATCGGCCTTCAGGCCAAACTCCTGCGCGTGCTTCAGGAATCCGAAGTGGACCGGGTAGGGGGGACTGCGCCCGTCAACGTGGACGTGCGGGTGGTCGCCACCACCAACCGGGACGTGGAACAAGCCATCGCCGACGGCAAATTCCGTTCGGACCTTTACTATCGGCTGGCGGTCATTCCCCTCAAACTGCCCCCTTTGCGGGAGCGGTCCAGCGATGTGATCCTGCTGGCCGAGCACTTTATCAGGAAGTATAACGCCCGGGACGGGAAGAACGTCAAAGGTTTGACGAAAAACGCCCAAAACACTCTCCTGAATCTTGACTGGCCCGGCAACGTCCGGGAATTGGAAAACACCATCGAACGCGCTGTGCTCCTTTGTAAAGGCGATCAAATCGATCACAACGACCTTTTTATGGAGCCTCCGCCCCCCAAAGCCCTGCCCGGGCAGGACTCTATACCCAGCGTTTCCACCACCTTGCGCGAAATGGAGGAGCAGATGATCTATCAGGCTCTTGACCAGACCGAAGGCAACAGGACCCATGCCGCGCAAATCCTGGGCATTAGCGTGCGCACCCTCCGCAACAAGCTCAACGAATACCAAGCCAAGGCTTAA